A window of Citrus sinensis cultivar Valencia sweet orange chromosome 7, DVS_A1.0, whole genome shotgun sequence contains these coding sequences:
- the LOC102619243 gene encoding probable CoA ligase CCL8, with product MRTSPSLKAITVFNLRRSSSSSFLHTCRLGRERLLFSNNFEALFARRTTPFRFPQARFRSSFHSNSFMEVFKAAYKKRSMARDSVAIRADQKSYSYDQLVSSALRISSLLCSNDLKTTSEKTKNENSAVLAGGCGARIGIVAKPSFEFVAGVLGTWFSGCIAVPLALSYPESELLHVMHDSDISMVLSTEDYREVLQSVAAKSGAKFSLIPPVPNVSSETTVFDQSQAEKMDGQRGEDPALIVYTSGTTGKPKGVVHTHKGIAAQVQMLTEAWEYTSADQFLHCLPLHHVHGLFNALLAPLYAGATVEFMPKFSVRGIWQRWRESYPVNGNGAGDAITAFTGVPTMYTRLIQGYEAMDTELQAASASAAKQLRLMMCGSSALPLPVMQQWETITGHRLLERYGMTEFVMAISNPLRGARKAGTVGNPLPGVQVKIAEDESGSDAAGVGEICVKSPSLFKEYWKLPEVTKDSFTADGFFKTGDTGKQDEDGYYIILGRTSADIMKVGGYKLSALEIESVLLEHPAVAECCVLGLPDKDYGDAVSAIIVLEEKAKRDQEKSKPVLSLQELCTWAKDKLAPYKLPTRLFLWDSLPRNAMGKVNKKELKNQLAAQQ from the exons atgagaACTAGCCCCTCATTAAAAGCTATCACCGTCTTTAACTTGAGGAGATCATCTTCGTCTTCGTTTTTGCATACTTGTCGTTTGGGCCGGGAACGTCTCTTATTTTCTAACAATTTCGAAGCTCTTTTCGCCAGGAGAACGACCCCGTTTCGGTTCCCACAAGCTCGCTTTCGCTCCT cTTTTCATTCTAATTCATTTATGGAGGTCTTCAAAGCTGCATACAAAAAGCGTTCTATGGCTCGTGACAGTGTTGCAATTAGAGCAGATCAAAAGAGTTACAGTTATGATCAACTTGTGTCATCTGCATTAAGAATATCTAGTCTCTTGTGCAGTAATGACCTTAAAACT ACTAGTGAAAAGACCAAAAATGAGAATTCAGCTGTGCTAGCTGGAGGATGTGGAGCACGAATAGGAATTGTGGCGAAGCCTTCATTTGAGTTTGTTGCAGGAGTACTTGGGACTTGGTTCAGCGGATGTATTGCAGTTCCACTTGCACTCAGCTACCCTGAGTCTGAGCTCCTGCATGTGATGCATGATTCA gATATATCCATGGTTCTAAGCACTGAAGATTATCGTGAGGTCTTGCAAAGCGTTGCTGCTAAGAGTGGTGCTAAATTTTCTCTAATTCCCCCTGTTCCCAACGTATCTTCAGAGACAACAGTGTTTGATCAGTCCCAGGCTGAAAAAATGGACGGACAACGAG GTGAGGATCCAGCGTTAATAGTGTACACGAGTGGGACAACTGGGAAGCCTAAAGGAGTTGTCCACACACACAAAGGCATTGCTGCACAG GTTCAAATGTTAACCGAGGCTTGGGAATATACATCAGCTGATCaatttttgcattgtttaccaCTACATC ATGTCCATGGACTTTTCAATGCCTTACTTGCCCCGCTATATGCTGGTGCCACA GTTGAATTCATGCCAAAATTTAGTGTGAGGGGAATCTGGCAGAGATGGCGTGAATCATATCCAGTGAATGGCAATGGGGCTGGTGACGCAATAACTGCTTTCACAGGA GTTCCAACAATGTATACACGATTAATACAAGGTTATGAAGCTATGGACACAGAGCTGCAAGCTGCTTCAGCTTCTGCCGCAAAACAGTTGCGCCTCATG ATGTGTGGGTCATCCGCACTCCCTCTTCCTGTCATGCAACAATGGGAAACTATCACAGGGCATCGCCTTTTGGAACGATATGGCATGACAGAG tTTGTCATGGCAATATCAAATCCCTTAAGGGGTGCACGAAAGGCAGGCACTGTTGGCAATCCACTTCCTGGTGTTCAG GTCAAGATTGCTGAAGATGAAAGTGGTAGTGATGCAGCAGGAGTAGGAGAGATTTGCGTTAAAAGCCCTTCTTTGTTTAAGGAATACTGGAAACTTCCCGAG GTAACAAAGGACTCATTTACTGCTGATGGATTCTTCAAGACTGGGGACACAGGGAAACAGGATGAAGATGGATACTACATCATTTTGGGCC GTACTAGTGCTGATATTATGAAGGTTGGTGGATACAAATTATCTGCATTGGAAATTGAATCAGTTCTTTTGGAG CATCCAGCTGTAGCGGAGTGTTGTGTATTGGGCTTGCCAGACAAAGACTATGGAGATGCTGTAAGTGCCATAATTGTGCTTGAAGAAAAAGCAAAGAGAGATCAAGAGAAGTCAAAGCCTGTATTAAGCTTGCAAGAACTCTGCACCTGGGCTAAAGACAAGCTTGCGCCGTACAAG CTGCCAACTCGTCTGTTCTTGTGGGACTCTCTGCCTCGAAATGCTATGGGAAAG GTGAACAAGAAAGAGTTGAAGAACCAACTGGCTGCACAACAATAA
- the LOC102618558 gene encoding putative FBD-associated F-box protein At5g53635, whose product MGDNTDGLDRISSLPPFIVHHIMSYLSAKDVAKTSILSKRWSCFRASFPILEFDQSDYLGTQFWDGDLDILDLEIYAESHYEQTMKFVEFVNVTLHRFYELKFRMQKFRIFISPNQVKDLSDILDRWILEAVEHRVEDLNVDVLTKKDRLYSLPQTIFYAKSVTTLKLGGFKLEQPFDSMRLPFLKSLTLHYVHINEQILQKFMSECPLLEELSLFSCWGIKYICISKPLKLKTIRIVKTLGEDHLESIKIVAPNLQKISLGFEDWHLEPHVLDLSGCLQLIDLEIVGKTFSDQEFHDLISNFPLLENLSLRFCCSLEKIMISSNRLKELCIDRCVNLKAIDLVTPNLLSFTYVSNPVPTFSITASCPWRVAFNYGAADVSWYINMKEFLSASNQIDELTIFDSSMRTTFNLEDFQNIPPLPPCGVECLSLYTDALPSKYAALLDGIFWICFPKFLSITSGGENRNKFIKWLCMELMNEYVYCCNSLRMKCWRHYLRGFVISSSEMKEDNEPVDIDNLLDNLSTRPSETLRFRLEWSFPTYD is encoded by the exons ATGGGTGACAATACTGATGGCCTGGACCGAATCTCGAGCTTGCCTCCTTTTATAGTTCATCACATTATGTCGTACCTCTCTGCTAAAGATGTAGCTAAAACTAGCATCTTGTCAAAGAGATGGAGTTGTTTCAGAGCGTCGTTCCCCATCTTGGAATTTGATCAAAGTGACTACTTAGGAACACAATTTTGGGACGGGGATTTAGATATTCTTGATCTGGAGATTTATGCTGAAAGTCATTACGAACAGACGATgaaatttgttgaatttgttAATGTTACCTTGCATCGGTTTTACGAGCTTAAGTTTCGTATGCAGAAATTTAGGATATTCATTAGCCCTAATCAGGTTAAGGATCTTTCTGATATTCTAGACAGGTGGATATTGGAGGCTGTAGAGCATAGGGTGGAAGATCTAAATGTTGATGTTCTGACAAAGAAAGATAGGCTGTACAGTTTGCCtcaaacaatattttatgCTAAATCAGTAACCACTTTGAAGCTAGGTGGTTTTAAGTTGGAGCAACCTTTTGATAGCATGAGGTTACCATTTCTCAAAAGTCTAACCCTACACTATGTCCATATCAATGAGCAGATTCTTCAGAAATTTATGAGTGAATGCCCTTTGCTTGAAGAATTGTCCCTTTTCTCCTGTTGGggcattaaatatatttgcaTCTCTAAACCTCTCAAACTCAAGACTATTCGTATCGTGAAGACTCTAGGCGAAGATCATCTTGAAAGTATTAAAATTGTTgctccaaatcttcaaaaaattAGCCTTGGTTTTGAGGATTGGCATTTAGAGCCGCATGTGCTTGACTTGTCTGGGTGTCTACAATTGATAGACTTAGAAATAGTGGGTAAGACTTTTAGTGACCAAGAGTTTCATGATCTGATCTCGAATTTTCCCTTGCTCGAGAATCTCTCTTTGCGCTTCTGTTGTAGCCTTGAAAAGATTATGATTTCAAGTAATCGACTTAAGGAATTATGCATTGATAGATGTGTCAATTTGAAGGCAATTGATCTTGTTACTCCAAATTTGCTTTCCTTTACTTACGTATCTAATCCGGTTCCTACATTTTCAATAACTGCTTCATGTCCGTGGAGAGTTGCATTCAATTATGGAGCTGCCGATGTTAGCTGGTACATTAACATGAAGGAATTTCTTTCGGCTTCCAACCAGATTGATGAGCTGACCATATTTGATTCGTCAATGAGG ACTACATTTAATTTAGAGGATTTCCAGAATATTCCGCCTTTACCACCTTGTGGAGTTGAGTGTTTGTCTCTATATACGGATGCGTTGCCATCAAAATATGCGGCTTTGTTGGACGGTATTTTCTGGATTTGTTTTCCCAAGTTTTTGTCTATAACAAGTGGGGGTGAGAACAGAAACAAATTCATTAAG TGGCTGTGCATGGAACTAATGAATGAATATGTGTACTGCTGCAATTCCCTTCGTATGAAGTGTTGGCGGCATTACTTGAGAGGTTTTGTGATTAGCAGCTCAGAAATGAAAGAAGACAATGAGCCTGTGGATATAGACAATTTGCTGGACAACTTGTCTACTCGTCCAAGTGAAACTCTTCGATTCCGTTTAGAGTGGTCGTTTCCTACATATGATTAA